The Antechinus flavipes isolate AdamAnt ecotype Samford, QLD, Australia chromosome 4, AdamAnt_v2, whole genome shotgun sequence genomic interval taaaacctccttggaggcagggactatttttacctttaaaaaaaatattcccagCACCTGGCAGAGTGCCTGACATTTAATGGGGACTTAATAAGGGCTTGTTATTGCTTAGTTGGTGATTTCTACAACAAAAGACCTACTTTGCAGCTTTTCACCATTCTCATAACTCATTTTACATTAGCATATATATAAGAGAAGGACTAATTCTCTTTAGTACTTAAATACTTGATACTACACTAAGGACAGTCCTTTCTTTGCTTCCCAGTGACCAAGCTCTTCCTATGACTATCACGTCAGCTTTACTGTTAGAtctctttttataataataacgAACTTTGGTGATACAATATGATCTCTGTGTACATCATTGTACAGCATATCTCTATTGCTATAATACACATAAGACTAAGATGTGGGTCTAGTTTTTATAGTGCTCTTtttatttatcaaacactatCACAAAAAGTTTAATTCTAATAAACAAATCAAATTTTGCCATCTAGTGGTCATAGAAAACCATTGTGATGTGACTAATCCAGATCCCTGCTCAGGCACCAGAGCCTCAAAcgctgattcttgaagtcttaggGAACCCAGATTCtgtaattttacagaaaaggaccTCTGACTAGCATTGATGGGTCTCTGTGGGAAGGGGAGTTATGAGCATTTCTTTGGTGTTTTGGGAAAGACTAAGAAAATCAATGGAAAAGATAATGTACTTGTAAGTATATTAATTTTCTGGCCAATACCCAAATAGACACATAAAAAATCACTTATGGACTCTCGACATATTGGAAAGGTGAAAGTACAATGTTCCTTCTTGGGAAGCTATTACTTCTAACTGTAAGTGAAATTTGATGAGAATCTCTAGATGATAAAATACTaaccttcctctttttctttttgaaggacAAGCTTGAATTGTACtatcaaaatggaaaatatactATTCTGGTTGATCTTTTCTATCCCTGCATGGACTGTCATTGGTGGCTCTGAAATGGAACAGGATTTTACCTGGCACTTACGAAAAATACCTCGGGTGGTCAGTGAAAGAACTTTGCATCTTTCCAGCCCCAAATTTGAAGCAGATGCCAAGTTGGTGCTAAACAGAGTATGTGGTATTGAATGCCAAAAGGAACTACCAGTGCCAAGTGTTTCTGAGCTGGAGGAGTCTCTCTCTTATGAGACTGTCTTTGAAAATGGTACTCGAACCTTGACTCAAGTGAATGTCCAGGGATTGATGCTTGAGCCTACTCAGAACaccacaagaaaaattatatccagGAGAAAGCGACAAGTATATGGCATTGATAGTCGCTTCAGTATCTTGGACAAGCGATTTGTAACCAATTTCCCTTTCAGCACAGCAGTAAAGCTCTCCACGGGCTGTAGTGGTATTCTCATCTCCCCTAACCATGTCTTAACGGCAGCTCACTGTATTCATGATGGACAGGACTACGTTAAAGGGGGCAAAAAACTAAGGGTAGGATTGCTCAAGATGAGGTCCAAGAGGAATGGCAAGAAACCCAGAGGTTCTAAGAGGATTCGACGAGAAGCTGAATATGGAGATCCACTACATGATACCCAAGAGGAGCTAGGTATAAGAtccaaaggaaggagaagaaagaaagaatcaggaAGGGGTCAGAAAGGCTCTGAAGGTAAGCCCTCTTTCCAGTGGACCAGGGTCAAGACAACCTACATTCCCAAAGGCTGGGTTAGAGGAGTAAGAGAAAATGTGGCTCTGGATTATGATTATGCTCTTCTTGATTGAAACGTCCCCATAAAAAGAAGTATATGGAGCTGGGTGTCAGTCCAACCATCAAGAAGATGCCTGGGAGCATGATTCATTTCTCAGGTTTTGACAATGATAGATCTGGGCAGTTGGTCTACCGATTTTGCAGCGTGTCGGATGAATCTAATGACCTCTTCTACCAGTACTGTGATGCAGAGCCTGGCTCTACAGGCTCTGGGGTCTATCTCCGCCTTAAGGACCCAGACAAGAAGTGGAAGCGCAAGATCATTGCTGTCTATTCGGGCCACCAGCAGATGGACATCAACGGAGTCCAGAAGGATTATAATGTTGCTGTACGCATTACTCCTCTCAAATATGCACAGATTTGCCTATGGATCCATGGAAATGATGCTGATTGTACTTATGGCTAACTGTAAAAAGTCACATCCTCAAAACATACCAAAAACCAGTCTCAAGTTACTACAACAGCTCCTCATCTCAGGTTATGATTGATTTTTACATCTATCATCAGCATTTCAGCATTTCAAAAAGTATTCCTAAAAGACATATgagaatattttcataatttttttcaaagagaatttTAAGTCTGTATAGCTACTAAAATGGAACAGGCACTCTAGTGCCAAAgtttatacttttctttaaatTGTGCTCATTTTAAGTTGTTTGTGAACAAAATGTGTTTCCTTCTGCCTTAAAAAAACAATCAGGCAAATTTTGAAGCCTCAAACTAGTACTATTAAATAATAGGTAATTTCTCAATAGACTTGTTCTCAGGGTTCTGCTCTAATTAGTATCTAAGATAACTGATACTCCATAGGACTTGTAGAACTGTATCTGCAGAAGCAGATAAACCACGATAGACAATATTTAAAATAGGTCAACTGAGAGATACTGAGAACCCAGTGAGTATAAACACTGTATTACTCTGTATTACTAGgtgctaatttttttcaaagtaggAATTCCGTTATTCCCCACTCCtcaagaaagttattttttctgaCAAATATTATTAGCTTTTTGCCACATATGCCAGTTCTTTAGTGTCTATcctatttttaatattctatgtttCTATGTCAAAAACTTTCATGTGTTTGGATGATCTGTCATTCTAATCAGATCATCTCATCACTGGGAGCAATCACATCAATTCACCTAAGTTCAATATTAGTCAAAACAGAGCCTTGGGACACAATCCAGAGTAGACATGGTTTGGGGATCCATTAGTTCAGAAAGATGCCCCAAGTTAAGGAtctcctaatttaaaaaaatttaattcttggGATAAGCCCAGGTGAGACTTGTGGATTTTTGATCCTTATTCAGTATCTGGAATATTACTGTCTTTCCTTTACTCCCCTAACTTTCACCTAATTAATACACTGCTTtagcattaaaatgttttttttaaatcttttcttctaagGAGACCAAGTATATCTTTTTATACCTTTGTACAAGCTATATTTCTCATTGGtaataacaacttcctgaaatggaGGATTCAGAGGAATCAACTTAAATATAGTTTCAGCTCACATTATTTTTGTACTGTGTGTGAAGTTGggagaaataattatatattagttTGCTGATTGGTGCTTTATTGATGGTGCTATATTGAAGGCAAGAATGTATCATTATGTATCCAACAACTAAAAATCTTTTCTTGGCCATTTTTATATGATAATAACAAATCtgggaaataaacatttttgtggTTAGATATGTTCACACTGGGCAAGAGGGAGTAGGATATAGTAGCTAGGTATCTGGCAttgtagtcagaaagacctgaatgcAGCTCTTGCCTCTTGACACAAGCTGGCTGTGTATcactgagcaagccatttaactctcAATGCAACAGGGaattttctaaaactataaattgaagGCAAGTATATTGGTAAAGAGCATTGGTAGGCACTCCCTACTTCTATGAAATCACAgactctacttttaaaaaatgtaggtgCTTAAGGTTAAATGTactgtattatatatattcacatacatacacacacatatgtacacacacacacacacacacacatacacacacattgggcagataggtagtacagtggatagggtactggacctggagtgggaaaacatcttcctgaattcaaatctagcttcagagaATGACAACcctatctgccttagttttttaatttgtaaaatgaactggacaagGGAATGGCAAACCCTATTCTAGTATCATttccaagaaagtcccaaataggGAAACAAAAATTCCAATGTtcctgaaaagactgaacaagaaTTTACATATTCCTCTGAGGCCATATAATACATCCTTTTCCTTAACAAGATTTGGCTTCACAAGATCCATATCAGTTGATGTCCACCTAGAGGAAGGTCTTGAATGTTTCTGGGcttttcccttgattttcttctgttcaatgtttttatcaaagattttgacaaaaataTAAGTTATACGGTCagagttttagagctggaaaggatttagAAGGTTATTTGTtatattctcattttgtagatgccACATCTACAAAATAGAGGCCCagaaagtttaaataacttgtttaAGATCACTGAAGTGGTAATTAGCAGAATCAGGGCTTGAACTCAGAATCTtcatccatctttctttttcattctgcaTCCCAAGGATTTGTCAAATTTGAGCAAAACTGGAAGGAAGAGCTAATTAATAGATGATAGAATGGGAGttcaaaaaaaatctctctagGCTGAAATctaataaattgattttaaaaaaaataatagatttttattttaaaaatatatgcaaagatacgtttcaacattcatccttgaaaaccctgtgttccaaatttttctccctcctttcccccactctctcccctagacagcaagtaatccaatatattttaaatttttctacatatttctacatttttaagatgaaatttaaaagaggTGAATATAAAGTTTTGCACTTGGGGTCAAAATATCTGTGTCATCCATATAGAAATGGGATGATGGGAAAGAGACATGAGTCAACAATAATTCACATAAAAAAAACAACCTAAGGTTTTAATAAATTTCAAACTCAATGTGACATATCAGCCAGAAAAAATATAGGGCACTCTTGAGCTGCATTAATAGAAGCATGTAGAGGGGGGTAGTTAAAGAGGAATGGCACTGTAGTTTATTGTTGGGCTAATGCCATTATCATATGACCATTGCATCAATGTGAACATCAGTGAGTTTGTCTGTTTAGGTTAATACAGTATGGGATTCAGAAAAAAGGAATCAGTTGGATCACTATAATATACCTTAATCAGACCACATTTAGAATATATGGTCCATTTCTTGTACCTTAAAATAATATAGGAAGGACATTTGTTAATGTCTTTGACATTGTCTATTGACATAGCCAAAGTTTATCAGCTGGTAAAGATGAGGGTAACCAAGATGGTTGACTCACTTGAAACCATGCTCCCTGAGGTTTTGTTGaaggaactaggaaaaaaaaacttatgggaGATATACATGCtgacattaaatttttttatgggATATCATGTATAAGAAGGCTTAGAGTTTgcttgaagaagaagaagaagaagaagattatTTCGATTGGATTTGaggaaatatttcctaataactagatctatatcccagaGTAATATGTGGTCAGTTAGTTatcacagtggataaaatgctggactggaggcagctaggtggcacagtggatagagcaccagccctgaagtcaggaggacctgagttcaaatttgatctcagagcAAGATACTTCCTCCAATAATGTGAACTGGAATTCCCCACATGCTATGGGATCATAGGCTCTTAGATTTAACAagcaatcaatcagtcaacaagcattcattaagtgcttgaTAATGTCCCAAGAGTGGTGCTAGTAGATgcaaagacagaagcaaaacagtcTTTTCCCATAAGGATCTTCCATTCTTTAGGAGCCAAGGGGGACATtataaaaacttcttaatttgATAAGGAATCTGAAGAACAAGAAAGTCACAATCTTGTGAACCAAGCAGGTACAAGCTTACACAGATTCCAGATGAGCAATGCTTTAGCAGATGGCCTGATAACTTTGCTGTGGCTAATCACAATCATGAACCCTGAACTTAACTAAACTGTTCTTCACATACCAGAGGGATAGGTAGTCCATTAACAAGTGCATACTTAAAGTTTTTTGAGCTTGGTAGAAGTTAGTAGTCTCTCTATATAGCTTTTGTGAAAACAGGGTCACCTCCATTCTGTGAGAAGACCAACACCTTATCCACTTTAGTGAAagttttttcagtattttcttgttctgtttctgttttcccaAATCATACAGAAGAATCCCCTAGTGTAATAAAGAGGGTCCTAGTTTTGGAATTAGGAAATCCTGTCTCTGCCTTTTACTgcccattagactatgagttccattatttttttttttttttgaatcaccagtgtttggtacacagtaggtgctaaataaatgtttatttactaacGAACTTAAACAAGTTACTTCATCTTACTagggtctcattttcttcacctgtgaaatgagggaattggactagttTGTCTCTTGCAGTGCTTAGCTCAAAGTCTGGTACTGCATAGTAAGCACTAAGTAAATGCTAATTTATTGATTCTGGCTCTAAATCTCACAATTCtttgaattctctttctttctctccttcctccttgtaGAGATGGGTATACAGTTTTTCTATATTCCACCCACTCACTTTTCTCACTTAAGCATTTAAGGTTTTACtttctcaattaaaaaagaattggtaatttttgtataataattatataatgccAGGATCAGGATTCTTGACATTTTCATGTGCTTATGTACAGTCaataatttttgaaatgtttattttcacCAATAAATATCCAGTTATTAAAAAagtaagataagaaaaatagaaatagaaattatatattgtAAGTTTTGTGTTTATATAAATCATTCATGTAAGTAccagataattttgaaaaaatattatgcACCACAGAGACTTTTCATGTTTCTTAATGTAAAATACTGGAATTAATTAGATGCCGTGTGAAATAGTAAATGAAATGCTGGACTTCAGTTaaagaagactgagttcaaatcccatttctgatgctttctagctatgtgacacaTGGACAAGTCATCCTAATCTTATAGGTCTTATAAAAGTTGCCTAATTTTTATAACTAAGTTATGATCTACTCTGATGGAGATAGTtctcaccaatgaaatcacagttccttGATACATTGATCAATGAACTGAaagatattatttgatttttatatatttttgtgaaaAAGACCCTAGAATTAAGCCTCTGTGATCCAAGGACCAGAAATGTAGTCATTTGGATATCCAATAAAGTCAGCATTTTCTCTGAGTTGTCTATAAGTGACTAgcccagtgcctggaatatagtaggcacataagtgcttgttgattgattatcagaggtcacagagatagtaagcTACAAAACCACAATTTGGACTCAGATCTAGGGCACTTTCCATTGTATTATATTATTCAATATGTTAATTTAGCTCAAGTTAACAGAaccaataataatgaaattagagCTCAAGGTTAGAGGGCTAATGGAAAGAGAGTATTCTGCCATCTGCAGATATAGAAGCTAATGAAGCATGTAAAATCATTACAGGTGCAGAAAGGAACATTGGAACACATTCCATTACtcttctcaattattttttggaTTTAGTGAATACTCTTACATTAAAATAATATGTCCTACTGTCACTGTGGTGAAACCTCCCCCAGTAACTATCTATTAGCCTTTGTATTCTTTAACAATACCTGAAAACCTGAATTTCACTAAAACTGTCTGGTTTAAACTTTTATAGATAATCACAGCAATAGACttagaaataaaagttatttctctcctcatctccctGTGCCTGATTCTTAGCCCCATTTCCCACAACATTATgcttttctgtgcttttttttgtacaaaatattGGCTATCATAAGGGCTGGAAAGACCTCAAGAGATACAGTATAATTTGTGGCAAAACCATGTTTGAGTCACCTACTCTTTTTACCTCAAATCCCCTCAGGAGGTTCATAATATATACTTATGGTCACCTTTGGATTTATTACAGGAAACAAAAATCCATTGTGGTGAAAGCCTgcattgcatttaaaaaatatgttcagAGAAAGAGATTCCATAATCATGTCCTTTATAAAGTAGTCCACTACCTTACCTGTTAAGCTCAGTTGGTTGAAGgatcatgtatttatatatacacacatatatatttataaatatatacatacaagacACACATATTTGCCcttctatgcatatatttgtgtacacaaatatatgcatagaagatatatatacatacatatatatgtatatatatgtctacagtatcccaaaagtcttagtgcagttttaagctttaataatacTTAAAATTGTTCTAAGAAACAACCTTTATACATCTagatccaaatatatatatatgcatagttatataaatatatacatatatatgcagaaaCATGTATGCAGATACATGTACACACTACAATGCCTGtacacaaataatatttatatgaatatttttgtgcatatatatgttatatgtgtgtatatacacatatatgcacatttttgtaaatgcattttttgttgttatttgcctTTTTATGGCAGTTATCTTTTTATCCCCTATTAAAAATAGGAGAGATTCATTCACTCGAAAGAGAGTGTTTCAGTCAGAGAATAAATCCTGTGGTCTCAGCTCCCCACCTCTGAATGTTTCCATGGGTATTGGTCCTATGTTATAAGTGGCTCCATGTACATCACCCTTCCATTCTTCTGGTCCAGTTCTcctgatgcagaataaaatacTGTTCTATCAAGGCAAAGCTGCAGTTTGGGGCCAGGTATCTTTGTCAATGCACCTGgaatgttttcatcttttttataagTCTAGCAGAGCTAAGTAATATAGAACTTAAGATCACTGAAAATCTATAGAAGGAAAGCTGCAGAGTAGCTGCTAATGGTGGCTACCAGCTATTTTGTGACTGGGCAGGCTTATACATATGTGTaagtgcacacacatacatgtatgtatgcatctgTGTATGTGCccgtacacatacatatgcaattCATACTTCTTCCACAGTCATGGAGAAATCTCTTAAATAAAGCATAAGTTTGGCTCATGTTTATGATCTCCCCCCAAAATATTAACAAGGTCCCTTCTAAAAAAGCTATTCGATGAATAAATTAGCAGATATCAGGTATCATGCTTAAACCACGAAAGACTCTCAAGTGCACTTTGATgcagatttaaaatatatagtccATTTCCTCCATTCATCAGgactaataaatatttcattcacTTTGGAATTTAAATTTTCAAACAATAACTCTAagtctgcattttattttaagcCAGGAATGATGTACCACtcattttgttctatgaaaaggATATAGTTAGATGGAATATTTCTCACTAAGCAACAAGGATCCAATTCAATGACtctttctacaggaaaccttctCAACCCTTTTTAATTGctatactttttctcttttaattatttcctatttattaattttagagcttgctttatttatatttgtatttttatttcttccctattatattgtaagctccgtgaaggcagggactatttttgtacCCTTAgcatttagcagagtgcctggtacataataattgtttactgattgattggaGTTCACAAAGTAGCTAAAGCTGGAAACATCTACCTTGCAGGTTTGATGTTTAGTAATCTCTTTCTTCTCAATCCCTTATCTAATTTACTAAGGAGAGAAACAATCATCTTTAATTCCATTTCCTCCTATGGCTATCAAAGGACCAACCAAGAGTCCTACTTATCACATAATAAAGGGCCAGAACTTATATATCATTAGAAAGTTCACTTTGCTTCAAAGATCTTCCCTGAATTGACATGCAAATGaacaaaaactaagaaaatagCTTGTGATGACAGCGTATTTAAaatcaactggagtcaggaattcaggttaagggaaaaatcttcaatctttattctcagtagaggtgaagaaggattgccatagcaatatgggcagctgcaacaggaagccagctagcagaaggggattggaggtgaagggcggttgcgatagcaatgtgagtagcagtgacaagacaccagccagcagtctctctttctgcttacctcttcactcccctgcctccacccaccaaaaacgtcatttcctataaaatgcatcaggacttgcacaaagagtgggcgggggccattctttctccaagcatataaattaatagagtatggtccaattactatttagcctcatgtgcttgggacctcagtgcatcaactcgagcctcagcccattacatctctcgctttcttttgttttagaacacaggtggtcatgccatccctgactcctcagggaagtcagagcccccaaggggaggtgatcacgactcccctgacttctcaggaaaggaggtgaaagcaccaaaaaggaggtaatcatgccctccctgacatctcaggaagggagatgaaaagcaccaaaggtttctgggctgaagggtcttattatgcacaaacccatcagcatgagaggtattacacaagcacacagcaataactcagaggctattagtgatgactctccccacagtcagtgcaggcttgatgtggtgtaacaaacatgaattgtacacacaagtaatggtgtaacaaacaatataaatcaacatggtgtaaaagattgccagaagtcctagaagaagagtatgtaaacagcagtcacatgTACGCCTTCTTCAGTAGCCAAGAGATAgtacaaaaccaatctattgtccattgcttcacatgtcagggaatccaatgatccccccaagtttttgaagtcctgcaaaagtctttttatgtgtgagggaatccaatgattccaaacagattttgaagtcctataacagtcttattatttctcagaaaatccaatgattcctgagggctttcaagtcttatggcccaaagaatccaatgattcctgagggttttcaagttctacaacaatcttatgtctcagagaatccaatgattcctgagggttttgaagtcctacaacgatcttatgtctcagagaatccaatgattcctgagggttttgaagtctaacaattttCTGTCCAtaagtcaaatgccataactgccacactctttcaatggtgagcacaatcagcaacagaaccaccagatatttcttgggtcttctcctttgtttcaagggtctgcttcatctctctgcgatggacaagacgaatatggctcgttggcacccatctgattccttctctacctgtagagatacaagcaaaccctctcccccaagcagatagcctatctggtcccttccattcaccagtttctgggtctctccacatcacctggcaattatctgggtctctccacatcacctggcaattatctaaagatagtggagttgcttgcactgcccttccggtgggttataaaatctgtctgctggagccagtgcatctttgtcaaaaatcaagaagttaatagtataaagggctagatttagaagttctctagggttacctgtggctccccctttcttttgtttttggagcagcatctta includes:
- the PRSS35 gene encoding LOW QUALITY PROTEIN: inactive serine protease 35 (The sequence of the model RefSeq protein was modified relative to this genomic sequence to represent the inferred CDS: inserted 1 base in 1 codon) — its product is MENILFWLIFSIPAWTVIGGSEMEQDFTWHLRKIPRVVSERTLHLSSPKFEADAKLVLNRVCGIECQKELPVPSVSELEESLSYETVFENGTRTLTQVNVQGLMLEPTQNTTRKIISRRKRQVYGIDSRFSILDKRFVTNFPFSTAVKLSTGCSGILISPNHVLTAAHCIHDGQDYVKGGKKLRVGLLKMRSKRNGKKPRGSKRIRREAEYGDPLHDTQEELGIRSKGRRRKKESGRGQKGSEGKPSFQWTRVKTTYIPKGWVRGVRENVALDYDYALLXLKRPHKKKYMELGVSPTIKKMPGSMIHFSGFDNDRSGQLVYRFCSVSDESNDLFYQYCDAEPGSTGSGVYLRLKDPDKKWKRKIIAVYSGHQQMDINGVQKDYNVAVRITPLKYAQICLWIHGNDADCTYG